A single Saccopteryx bilineata isolate mSacBil1 chromosome 7, mSacBil1_pri_phased_curated, whole genome shotgun sequence DNA region contains:
- the BLOC1S2 gene encoding biogenesis of lysosome-related organelles complex 1 subunit 2 has protein sequence MRTYSRTGSSAEPSMAAAAAAESVLASQREEPVRDDAAVETAEEAKEPAEADITELCRDMFSKMATYLTGELTATSEDYKLLENMNKLTSLKYLEMKDIAINISRNLKDLNQKYAELQPYLDQINVIEEQVAALEQAAYKLDAYSKKLEAKYKKLEKR, from the exons ATGCGCACATATTCCAGAACCGGAAGCAGCGCAGAGCCGAGCAtggcggcggcagcagcggccGAAAGTGTCTTGGCGAGCCAACGAGAGGAGCCGGTTAGAG ACGATGCCGCCGTGGAGACAGCCGAGGAAGCAAAGGAGCCCGCTGAGGCCGACATCACTGAGCTGTGCCGGGACATGTTCTCCAAAATGGCAACTTACCTGACTGGGGAACTGACGG CCACCAGCGAAGACTATAAGCTCctggaaaatatgaataaattaacCAGCCTGAAGTATCTTGAAATGAAAGATATTGCTATAAACATTAGTAGAAACTTAAAGGACTTAAACCAGAAAT atgcTGAACTACAGCCTTATCTGGATCAAATCAATGTAATTGAGGAGCAGGTAGCTGCTCTCGAGCAGGCAGCGTACAAGTTGGATGCATATTCAAAAAAACTGG AAGCCAAGTACAAGAAGCTGGAGAAGCGATGA